TACAAAACCGTAGTGATGGGCGCCAGTTTCCGAAACAGCGAAGAGATCCGTCAATTAGCTGGATGCGATCGCCTGACCATCAGCCCCGGATTGATTAACGAACTGGCTGAAACAAAGCTACCGTTAGATCAAAAGCTGCTAGCCAGTGATCCGGTTTCCGATGAGGCGAAACAATTGAACAGCGAGCAATCGTTCCGCTGGGCCATGAACGAAGATGCAATGGCCACTGAGAAACTAGCCGAAGGCATTCGTAACTTTGCTGCAGATCAGGTAAAGCTGGAGCAGTTACTCAGTCAACTCTGATAGCCTTACCAGGAAACCTCCAAAACCAAAAAACGCATCTTAAAGATGCGTTTTTTTATGTTCGTCACAGGGAAGCCATTACTTTCTAGAACTGATCATCGTCAAATACAGCCTGACCATCGTTAACCAAGAATTCCCGGCGTTGCATATAAGCATCCCGTATTGCCGTATAGCGATCTCCGTTCAAAAGCTGCTCCGCCGCCAACAGATCCGCCCGGGTATCTACAATGCGTAAAGCATAAAGCTGGTTACGGGTACGTATAGGATTAACTTCTCCAACAGGATCAAGCATTGAATCAGGTATTTTGCTGATACCATCACGTACATTCGAAGGGCCTAAAAGCGGCAGAACCAGATAAGGTCCCGATTGTACTCCCCAATACCCCAGCGTCTGACCAAAATCCTCTTTATGCTCAGGCAAACCCATTGGCGTGGCTACATCGATAATTCCACCTAACCCTATTGTGGAATTAAAAATTACCCGGGAAAAATCCTGGACCGCCGCCTCACCCTTCAACTGCAACAAGCTGTTAACAATACTTCCTACATCAGCCAGATTACCAAAAAAATTACTAACCCCAGTTTCAACAATATCAGGCGTTACGAACTGATAACCCTGGGCTGCCGGTTTGAGAAGATAACCATCCAATACTTCATTGAATTCAAAAACAGAACGATTAAAGCCCTGCCACGGATCAATCTCATTATTCCCATCCTGGGCAACAGCAGCAGACACAACCACAAAAGAAGGTAACAATAACAACAGAATAGATAGTCTTTTTATGCAACGCATAAGCAGATTCCTTAGTAACAGACTATTAACGTTTAATGATATACAGATATATTGGAATATATAAGAATAAATTGTGCACTACAACAAACAAAGATGCGAGCGATCTTTGCCCTGGGCAGAAAAGAAACAATCAGCATTGAACCGCAAACAACAGAATATATGAAAACGAAAAAAGGGTCCCGAAGGACCCTTTTTTATAAGCTTAATCTTTAAATAAAGATTAGAAGCTTACGTTGTAACCTACAGCGAAAGTATCAACTGCGTTACCAGCATCAGTAGCGTCACCGCTTGCTTCGATGTAGTTAGCAAATACGAATGCCTGCTTGCCCAGCTTCTGCTGAACTTCAGCAATGTAACGCTTGCCGCCATCTACGTCTGCAGCGTCATCACCGAAATCAGTGATAGAACCCAGAACCTTAGTGTTGCCCATAGCGTAAGAACCCGCCAGAACCATTACAGAGTCAGCACCGTTACGGTTAACTTCGTCATCTTCTACAGAGAAACCTACGTACAGGTTATCAGCAGAGTAGTTTACACCCAGAGAGTTGATGTTCTCATCAACAACACCGTTATACTGCAGTGTAGACAGTGCGATACCGAAACCAGCAACAGAGTAGTTAGCTGCAACGTGAGTCGCATCAACCTGAGTACCAGCATCACCACCAGCATCAACGCCAGCAGCATCACGTGCAACACCAGCAACAGCTAGCTGAAGACCGCCCATAACTGGAGACAGGTATGCAGCAGCATTACCCTGACGACCGCCAGTACCGTAGCTGTGAGTTGTTTCAGTAGAAGCAGCAGCCATGATGTCAGTCTTACCAACAGTCCACAGGTAAGCTGGCAACCACTGACGACCAACAAGAACTGTACCGAAATCACCGGTAGCACCAACATAAGCCAGACGGCCTTTACCTGGAGTACCGAAAGAACCGGATTCAGTGTTTGCATAAGTCTCGAAGTGAGCGATTGCAGTCGCGCCAGAGAACAGCTCAGAAGTAGCCTTGATACCGATACGTGAAGTGTTGTCCTGGATATCCAGTGCTGCACCTTCTGCATCAGCAATTTGAACACGCAGAGAGCCGTACAGAGTAGCGTCAGCTTGTGCAACCAGTGGTGCAGTCATAGCGCCAGCTACAGCCAGAGCAATAATAGACTTTTTCATTAATGTTTCCCCTTCAATATTTAACGTACTAGTAGTCAAACTTTAATTATTTCTTATCGCTTTGCGTCATCAACTACGCGTAGCTACCAAGAAAAATACTATAAAATAGAAATATTGCAATGATATGAGTAAAAAAATATCAGTTATCAATACTTCTTTTGAGCTAACACCTATGCCAGCCCTTAGTATTCTTTATCGCATTCTATTTGGTCTTCTTTAGCTTTTTCAACAATTTCGGCGCTATTAAGAGCTGTGAAATCATTGTTTTTAGCTGCCGTAATCAGAGTGCGTTTTAATAAATTTGGCGCATTACAGCATAACCACCCGCCATTCGCAACTATTTATTCTATCTTTTTAAACAGTTACTCCTTTTTGTGCAGGCCGGTATTAGCAAAATCTGATACAGATCAGATGAAACAATTAATACTGGACCACACGCCAATTTAACCCTGCGGCGAACCAGCTAGCAATCGATCTGCCGCCACTGCTGCTTTAAGCGCTTTTCAGAAATAGTTACCCGGGTACCTAATTGCTGAGCAAACAGAGAAACCCGGTACTCTTCGAGCATCCAGCGATATTCTTCCAGGGCTACGTTATACTGGTTATGTTTTTTATCCAGTTCAGCCCGCCCCTGATACTGTTTATACAATTGTTGTAACTGTTCGCTCAGCATCCGTTGCCTGGGCAGTTCACGCTGATACTTTTCTAATCGCGCCTCGATCCCCTTCAGGTAACGGGGATACTCCTGCAATTGCTCACCAGGCACCTCCAACAGAAAGCCTTTATACACCAGACTTTCAAGTTGCTGGCGAATATCGGCGAGTATTGTGACAGCCTGAAGATTAACCGAACCTGAAAGTTGCTTCTGAATGCTGTGATAACGTTTAGCGATCTCTCCTAACAACAGCGCCCACTCTTCTGCCTTATTACAATAGTCAGCTTTATACTGCTTTAGCTGGTCTGCAAAACTTTGCTGAGAGCGAATATCTACATCGTGCAAGAAAGTTGCCTGCACAGCACTAAAAAGACATTCATTCTGTAATTGATTTTTATTCTGCACTTTTCCTAAGAAGATCGCCGTCTGCGGAAAAGCCGGCAGCTTGTTTTTGACAAAACGCAACTGTTCACTTAGTTGTAGCATAAACAACCGAGCCAGACCCTGGCGATTCTGCCTCACAGCCATCGCCTGATCTTCAAACACTTTCAGCTCTACACTCTGTCCACAATCCTGAAGCCCCGGATAGACTTCAAGTTCAAGCCCCCCTGCCTGCTTCAACGTTATAGCCTGAGGCAGATCACCAAAATCCCACAGGGTGATATTTTTACGCCCCCAGGTTTCAGAAGGCGCTTTAGTTAATGCTTGGCGGGCCTGGGAACCAAAACCATGCTGCAGTTTCTGCAAGTCACGCCCCTCACTGACCGTATTTCCTTTCTCTCCCCTCAAACGGATATTCACCCGGTAGTGATCATCCAGCACTACCGCATCCAGATCATCCCGACTAATCCTGACACCCGTCTTTCTTTTCAGATGCAGTGCCAGCGCTTCATTCAGCGAGCCTTCCGCAAATATTGCGGTCTCTATGAATCCATCGACATAGTCTGGGATAGGAACAAAGTTTTTCCGCAACGCTTTGGGCAAACCTTTGAGTAGCGCAACGCACTTCTCTTTTAACATACCTGGTACCAGCCATTCGAGACGCTCTTCTGAGATCTGATTGAGCAGAACCAGGGGCGCCTGCAGCGTTACCCCATCATCTTTAGCACCCGGTTCAAAATGGTAACCCAGCTTCAGCTTCGCACCGTTAAGGACTAGCTGTTCCGGATAGTTGGAACCGGTTACATGCTCAGCAGAACGTTGTAGAAGGTCTTCCTCCTGCATAAACAGAATCTGTGGGTTCTGTTGTTCTGCTATTTTACGCCACTGCTCGAACCCAGCACCGTTAACGACCCATTTACCCTTATCGGCACCATTATTTTCTTCCAGCCGTAACGCATAAAAATCTGCCAGGGTATCTTCATCGACTAACAGGTCTCGCCGACGAGTCTTCGCTTCCAGATTTTCGATCGAACTAAGCAGATTACGGTTATGGTTAAAAAACGCCCCCTGGGTCTTAAATTCACCTTCAACCAACGCGCTGCGAATAAAGATCTGCTGACTCACTTGTGGGTCAACACTGCCATAGTGGACCGTTCTACCCGGCACAATAATCAAGCCATACAGGGTCACCTGTTCCTGGGCGACCACCTGGGTTTTTTTCTTCTCCCAATGGGGCTCTAAATAGGACCGTTTTACCAAATGAGCCGCCAGGGAGTCCGCCCACAGCGGATCAATACGGGCAACCATTCGAGCGTAGAGCCGACTAGTCTCTACTAATTCTGCCGCCATTATCCATTTAGGCGCTTTCTTATATAGCATCGAGCCAGGAAAAATATTGAAACGGCGGTTACGTGCCCCCAGATACTCTTTCTTCTCCTGCTTAAACCCCATGTTACCCAGAAGCCCCGCCAATAAAGACTTATGCAACGATTCATATCCGGCGGGCTGCGTATTCTCTTTATAATCCAGGTTCCGGCAGATCAGATGCAGCTGACGATGCACATCACGCCATTCCCGCATACGCATGTAGGATAGAAATTGTTTCTGACAATACTTTCGCAGCTGATTTTGCGAAAGCTCCTGTCGCTGTTCCTCGTAGAGATTCCAGAGATTAACCAGGGTCACAAAATCTGATTCTTCGTCTGCATATTCACGATGTTTCTGATCAGCTGCCTGCTGCTTTTCCATCGGCCGTTCGCGAGGGTCCTGCACACTCAGTGCACTGGCAATAACGATCATCTCTGCCAAGCAGTTATTCTGTACTGCCGCCAGCAACATCCGACCGATCTTAGGATCAACAGGTAGTCGGCTCAACTGCCGGCCAAGCTTGGTCAGGTGACGCTTTTCATCAACAGCACTCAATTCTTGCAGCAGTTTAAAACCATCATTGATATAACGGGAGTCCGGCGGATCAATGAAGGGAAACTGATCGATCGCGCCCAACCGCAAATTGAGCATCTGTAAAATTACCGCGGCCAGATTGGTTCTGCGAATCTCTGCATCCGTAAATTCAGGCCGGGCATCAAAGTCCTCTTCGGAATATAGCCGTATACAGATACCTTCAGCTACCCGGCCGCAACGTCCCTTCCGTTGATTAGCGCTGGCTTGAGAAACTGACTCAATCGGTAAACGCTGTACCTTAGAACGGTAGCTATAACGACTGATTCGGGCAACGCCCGGATCAATAACATAACGAATTCCCGGTACCGTAAGCGAGGTTTCTGCCACGTTAGTGGAAAGCACAATACGACGCCCTGCACCACGCGCCGAAGAAAATATTTTATTCTGCTCCGCCACACTAAGCCGGGCATAGAGCGGCATCACCTCTATATGCCTTAATCGCCCTTGCTGCGAAGCTTTACGCAGATATTCCGCTGCCTCTCTGATCTCACGTTCACCGCTAAGGAAAACCAGAATATCTCCGGCACCGGTAAGACCCTTCTTGCGTTCCAGACGAATCAGTTCTTCAGTAGCAGAAACAATACCTTCGGGGATGCTTTTTTCATTGCCATCATCCAACTCCTCTAAGGGACGGTAATGTAGTTCAACCGGATAGCTTCGCCCGGAGACCTCGATCACAGGGGCATTATTAAAATGTTTTGAGAAGCGCTCCAGATCGATTGTCGCTGAAGTGATGATTACTTTTAGATCCGGGCGCCTCGGGAGAATCTGATGCAGATACCCCAGCAGAAAATCGATATTCAGGCTGCGCTCATGAGCCTCATCGATGATGAGCACTTCATAACGTTCCAGATAGCGATCATTCTGTGTTTCCGCCAGCAGAATACCATCAGTCATCAACTTGACCATGGTCTTGTCTGCCACCTGTTCAGTAAATCGCACCTGATAACCCACGGTACTACCTAAGGTTGTCTGTAGCTCTTCAGCAATACGATTGGCAACGGTTCTGGCGGCGAGCCTTCGGGGCTGTGTATGACCGATTAACCCGACTTTACCCAGGCCTAACTCAAGACAGATCTTAGGTATCTGAGTCGTTTTTCCTGAGCCGGTTTCGCCGGCAATCACCACCACTTGATTCTCTTTGATTGCGGTTGCAATTTCATCTCGACGACCACTGACGGGCAGATCCGGAAAATTGATCTTCTGACTGTATACGCGTTTAGCGACACGTTCTTCAGAGCGATGCAGCAACGCCTCTACCTCTTCACTAAGGCGATCTGATGGCTTCTGCTCTTTCAGACGACGTTGCAATAGCTGGATTTTTTTCCGAATAGAAAATCGATCGGCGATCAGACAGTTATCTAACCGTGAATAGAGTTGATTAATAGTGGCAGTCACAATTGAATTTTCAGATATAAAGGGATGGTTAACGATCAGGCATGACCAAAACAGCGACTCAGGGGCTCTTGTACCCCTTCCCTGAAGACAATCAACTCGCCGGTCTGCAACTTACGCCACTGTTCGTTATCGGTCAGTGGTTCCGTGGTAATAACCGTCACGATGTCATTTGGTGTTGTTTCTTCACCAAAATCG
The genomic region above belongs to Amphritea japonica ATCC BAA-1530 and contains:
- a CDS encoding VacJ family lipoprotein produces the protein MRCIKRLSILLLLLPSFVVVSAAVAQDGNNEIDPWQGFNRSVFEFNEVLDGYLLKPAAQGYQFVTPDIVETGVSNFFGNLADVGSIVNSLLQLKGEAAVQDFSRVIFNSTIGLGGIIDVATPMGLPEHKEDFGQTLGYWGVQSGPYLVLPLLGPSNVRDGISKIPDSMLDPVGEVNPIRTRNQLYALRIVDTRADLLAAEQLLNGDRYTAIRDAYMQRREFLVNDGQAVFDDDQF
- a CDS encoding porin, producing the protein MKKSIIALAVAGAMTAPLVAQADATLYGSLRVQIADAEGAALDIQDNTSRIGIKATSELFSGATAIAHFETYANTESGSFGTPGKGRLAYVGATGDFGTVLVGRQWLPAYLWTVGKTDIMAAASTETTHSYGTGGRQGNAAAYLSPVMGGLQLAVAGVARDAAGVDAGGDAGTQVDATHVAANYSVAGFGIALSTLQYNGVVDENINSLGVNYSADNLYVGFSVEDDEVNRNGADSVMVLAGSYAMGNTKVLGSITDFGDDAADVDGGKRYIAEVQQKLGKQAFVFANYIEASGDATDAGNAVDTFAVGYNVSF
- the hrpA gene encoding ATP-dependent RNA helicase HrpA — translated: MTATINQLYSRLDNCLIADRFSIRKKIQLLQRRLKEQKPSDRLSEEVEALLHRSEERVAKRVYSQKINFPDLPVSGRRDEIATAIKENQVVVIAGETGSGKTTQIPKICLELGLGKVGLIGHTQPRRLAARTVANRIAEELQTTLGSTVGYQVRFTEQVADKTMVKLMTDGILLAETQNDRYLERYEVLIIDEAHERSLNIDFLLGYLHQILPRRPDLKVIITSATIDLERFSKHFNNAPVIEVSGRSYPVELHYRPLEELDDGNEKSIPEGIVSATEELIRLERKKGLTGAGDILVFLSGEREIREAAEYLRKASQQGRLRHIEVMPLYARLSVAEQNKIFSSARGAGRRIVLSTNVAETSLTVPGIRYVIDPGVARISRYSYRSKVQRLPIESVSQASANQRKGRCGRVAEGICIRLYSEEDFDARPEFTDAEIRRTNLAAVILQMLNLRLGAIDQFPFIDPPDSRYINDGFKLLQELSAVDEKRHLTKLGRQLSRLPVDPKIGRMLLAAVQNNCLAEMIVIASALSVQDPRERPMEKQQAADQKHREYADEESDFVTLVNLWNLYEEQRQELSQNQLRKYCQKQFLSYMRMREWRDVHRQLHLICRNLDYKENTQPAGYESLHKSLLAGLLGNMGFKQEKKEYLGARNRRFNIFPGSMLYKKAPKWIMAAELVETSRLYARMVARIDPLWADSLAAHLVKRSYLEPHWEKKKTQVVAQEQVTLYGLIIVPGRTVHYGSVDPQVSQQIFIRSALVEGEFKTQGAFFNHNRNLLSSIENLEAKTRRRDLLVDEDTLADFYALRLEENNGADKGKWVVNGAGFEQWRKIAEQQNPQILFMQEEDLLQRSAEHVTGSNYPEQLVLNGAKLKLGYHFEPGAKDDGVTLQAPLVLLNQISEERLEWLVPGMLKEKCVALLKGLPKALRKNFVPIPDYVDGFIETAIFAEGSLNEALALHLKRKTGVRISRDDLDAVVLDDHYRVNIRLRGEKGNTVSEGRDLQKLQHGFGSQARQALTKAPSETWGRKNITLWDFGDLPQAITLKQAGGLELEVYPGLQDCGQSVELKVFEDQAMAVRQNRQGLARLFMLQLSEQLRFVKNKLPAFPQTAIFLGKVQNKNQLQNECLFSAVQATFLHDVDIRSQQSFADQLKQYKADYCNKAEEWALLLGEIAKRYHSIQKQLSGSVNLQAVTILADIRQQLESLVYKGFLLEVPGEQLQEYPRYLKGIEARLEKYQRELPRQRMLSEQLQQLYKQYQGRAELDKKHNQYNVALEEYRWMLEEYRVSLFAQQLGTRVTISEKRLKQQWRQIDC